One Megalops cyprinoides isolate fMegCyp1 chromosome 17, fMegCyp1.pri, whole genome shotgun sequence DNA window includes the following coding sequences:
- the LOC118791924 gene encoding clathrin coat assembly protein AP180-like isoform X2 — protein sequence MSGQTLTDRIAAAQYSLTGSEVARAVCKATTHEVMAPKKKHLDYLIQATNETNVNIPQMADTLFERSTNASWIVVFKALVTTHHIMVHGNERFIQYLASRSNLFNLSNFLDKTGSHGYDMSTFIRRYSRYLNEKGFAYRQMAFDFTRVKKGADGVMRTMPADKLLKGMSTLQGLIDALLEFDVHPKELTNGIINASFLLLFKDLIKLFACYNDGVINLLEKFFKMKKSECKDGLEIYKRFLTRMTRISEFFKIAEQVGVDKNDIPDVTYTPPSLLESLETHLNTLEGKKGDGSPTKGSPTNGGSPTSTPAKTADSAPEALPAPPSAGGGSTSALSNDLLDLDLSAPPEPAGAAGAAAAPTSSWGDLLSEDSLVAPAAPVSSSEALLSEPALAVDSAPSPGAAAVTPTPASAEAGSAPVAITLAPPPSAAASSGSTDLDLLGDTFAASQGDAPAAAEGGAPAATPTPAADSGQASDVPATSRGPSPLPEANLTADLLSDAFSAPAAPLATAPPAKMDAGGMLDLFGDSFGSSGSESQPAAPAAPGGDLLAGLMTPTPAAAPAASPAAAPSGGLDASGDLLMPAVTPQGPGVPPVGGVGMAGAAPGKAIGGDLDSSLANLVGNLGMGNQKTDMQWNEKKMTGGANWQPQVAPTSWAAPGSQMPGPSPGGPAGAMAPPIGAQPGFGMQPPAGGTGAPMMYSQPMRPQFPGTGAPGAPMSPAAQSPRKPPPSKDPLADLNIKDFL from the exons ACCTGATTCAGGCAACCAATGAGACCAACGTGAACATCCCACAGATGGCCGACACTCTGTTTGAGAGGTCCACCAACGCCAGCTGGATAGTGGTCTTCAAAGCGCTGGTCACCACGCATCACATAATGGTCCATGGCAACGAG AGGTTCATCCAGTACCTGGCCTCCAGGAGCAATCTCTTCAACCTCAGTAATTTTCTGGACAAAACCGGTTCCCATG GCTATGACATGTCAACATTCATCAGACGCTACAGCAGGTACCTGAATGAGAAGGGTTTTGCTTACCGGCAGATGGCCTTTGACTTCACCCGCGTGAAGAAGGG CGCTGACGGCGTGATGAGAACGATGCCCGCAGACAAGCTGCTGAAAGGCATGTCGACCCTACAGGGGCTCATCGATGCCTTGCTGGAGTTTGAT GTTCATCCTAAAGAGCTGACCAATGGAATTATCAACGCTTCTTTTCTCCTGCTCTTCAAAGATCTGATTAAGTTGTTCGCCTGCTACAACGATGGGGTCATAAATCTATTag agaaattttttaaaatgaagaagtCAGAATGCAAGGATGGACTGGAAATCTACAAGAGATTCCTGACAAGGATGACCAGAATCTCAGAGTTCTTCAAGATTGCAGAG CAAGTAGGAGTGGACAAAAATGACATCCCTGATGTTACTTAT ACCCCACCCAGTCTTCTGGAGTCCCTGGAGACACACCTGAACACCCTGGAGGGGAAGAAGGG AGatgg gTCACCGACTAAG GGGTCCCCCACCAACGGCGGCTCTCCAACCTCCACTCCGGCCAAAACTGCTGATAGTGCACCAGAGGCCCTGCCTGCCCCGCCATCTGCAGGGGGAGGCTCCAC gagTGCCCTTTCCAATGACCTGCTGGATCTGGACCTGTCCGCACCCCCAGAGCCCGCAGGGGCAGCAGGGGCGGCAGCCGCACCCACGTCCTCCTGGGGAG ATCTGCTTAGTGAGG ACTCCTTGGTTGCCCCAGCCGCTCCCGTTAGCTCCTCCGAGGCGCTCCTGTCCGAGCCCGCCCTCGCTGTAGACTCCGCCCCCTCTCCCGGCGCCGCCGCTGTCACGCCCACTCCCGCGTCTGCCGAGGCGGGCTCCGCCCCCGTCGCCATCACTTTGGCGCCTCCCCCTTCTGCAGCCGCTTCCTCTGGCTCCACAGACCTGGACCTCTTGGGAG ACACATTCGCAGCCTCCCAAGGCGATGCTCCGGCCGCCGCTGAGGGCGGGGCACCAGCTGCCACGCCCACACCTGCCGCTGACTCAGGTCAAGCATCTG ATGTCCCCGCTACCTCGCGTGGGCCCTCCCCTTTGCCCGAGGCCAATCTGACTGCTGACCTCCTGTCCG ATGCATTTTCTGCACCAGCTGCCCCTCTTGCCACAGCGCCTCCAGCCAAAATGGATGCCGGGGGCATGCTGGACCTGTTTGGGG ACTCGTTTGGTAGCTCTGGCAGCGAGTCTCAGCCTGCCGCTCCTGCAGCACCTGGCGGTGACCTTCTGGCTG GGCTGATGACCCCTacacctgctgcagctcctgccgCTTCCCCAGCTGcagcgccctctggtggtcTGGATGCCTCAG GTGATCTGCTTATGCCTGCTGTGACACCCCAGGGGCCTGGCGTGCCCCCAGTGGGTGGGGTAGGGATGGCTGGAGCTGCACCTGGAAAAGCCATCGGGGGTGACCTGGACTCCTCCCTGGCAAACCTGGTTGGCA ATCTAGGAATGGGGAATCAGAAGAC GGACATGCAGTGGAATGAGAAGAAGATGACAGGAGGGGCCAACTGGCAGCCACAGGTAGCTCCCACCAGCTGGGCCGCTCCAGGCTCTCAGATG cccgGCCCCTCCCCCGGGGGCCCAGCAGGAGCCATGGCCCCGCCCATAGGGGCACAGCCTGGATTTGGCATG CAGCCCCCGGCCGGTGGAACTGGAGCTCCCATGATGTACTCCCAGCCCATGAGGCCGCAGTTCCCTGGGACGGGAGCACCAGGAGCACCG ATGTCCCCAGCTGCTCAGAGCCCCAGAAAGCCTCCACCCTCCAAGGATCCCCTGGCTGACCTCAATATCAAGGATTTCTTATAA